The following is a genomic window from Strongyloides ratti genome assembly S_ratti_ED321, chromosome : 1.
CTGTACCAACAATGTTAAATAGATTTAAAAGAGCTGTTTGTGAagaattaatgaaaaaatctGAATtagaacaaaaattatttacactttgttataatagaaaattaaatagaaaaatgaaAGGTCTTTCAACACCAATTTTAGATAaaactatatttaaaataacttcaTCTTTTCTTGGTGGTAAAGTTAATACTATTATATGTGGTGGTGCACCATTAGATAAAGATTTACAACGTTTTTGTCAGATAATATCTAATAGTACATTTATTCAGGGATATGGAGCAACAGAAGGTTGTGCTGTTGCTTTATCATCACCTGATGACATTACAACAGGAAATGTTGGTGGACCAACAATAACaacaaattttatgataactAATTGGAATGAAGGTGgatatgatataaaaaacaatGAAGGTGAACTTTTAATAAGTGGACCTTgtgttataaataattattataaaaattataatgatgAATCGTTTGTAAAAAGAAATGGAATTAAATGGTTTAAAACGGGtgatattgttaaaataagaaatgaTGGTGCTATAATGGTTATtggaagaaaaaaagaatttattaaaaatgcaAATGGTGAATTTATATCacttaataaaatagaaaaaacaTTACTTAATTGTATTTATGTTAAACAGATATGTGTTATTGTAAATCCTAAACTTGATTATACTTCTGCGATTGTTGTAATTAATAAAGAtgctataaaaaaattaggaGAAAAAGTTGAacttaaagaaaatataattaatttatgtaaaaataaattaataagaaGTACTGTTGTTTACACATTTGAGGAagaatttaaagaaattttagcTAAATATGAAATTCCAAGAAAAGTAATTCTTGTAAGTGAAACATTTAATCAAGAAAATGGTATGTTAACATCATCAGGAAAATTAAGGAGAAAAGTAATTgaagaattttataaaaatattattgaattaTCATATACACCATATAAAGATGAATTAATTGAACCAGAacatttaaatgaaaattatattgaacaaaaaaaaagatagatataccataataatatttttttaattaaacgTTTATTAACACTTccataaaatataacaatattttttataactttaacaattattaatataataaaaattttggaagcaataattattttttttttctttatatttcttaatgttaaaagaaagttatttttaaaagttaattatatataatttttgttatttctatagaaaaaaagcataaataaaaaacataaaaatattattatttaaaaaaaaaaaattaaatattagaagtaatttttttaacacgtgactatatttttttaagaatgtAGACTTTGAACCTAGTATGTATGAAAACAAACTGacctttttattaataataacatatgttttaaattaaaaatccgccttctatataattataagaaTCAGCTGAGTTGTATATCAAGTTATTTATGAAATTTCTAGATGAAGTGTTCTGTTTAACAAAAATCatagataattttatataagtaATGTCAACGTGACAATTATCTATATTATATTAGTCATaagatttaataataaagtaccttataaatttaaaaaagatataacaATCAAAGATAAGTATCAAAGatttgatgatgatgatgatgatatatatatatatatatcataaatacgtcattaaatttaaacctaggaggaaaaaaatttatcaaagttgatttaattttaaacgtTCCCCCTTGttttatatcatattatttaatattttattattaaaggtatattatataaataaaaaaaaaataaaaataattaatttttttttttgatatttttttgatactatttaaaaacaatacaACTACTAACCATTAacgataaaaaaaaagcagttttttttttttaaattatcaaaaaaaaagaatgtttaattatattaaaaaagaattaagaCGAAAAGATTTTAGgaaaacattaaattatttacaaagaAATTCACAACATTCATCAGGTggtaagttatttttttatttttattattttaaatattaaaaattttttatagttattgTACAACcaatttctaaaaatgttttacaaGATATAacttcaaataaaattgataaaaaagaacaaaaaaaattaattgatgtAGATATTAGAGTTTTAGCTGTAAAAGCACTTTTTATGATTTCAGatattataacatatttaccaaataaaatatctggAGCTGGAATAGATTGTATTGAAAAAAGTAATGCTATAAAAGCTGTACCATTAATTTCTGGTGATCCTTCAAGTCCATGggtaaatattaaaatttttggttCTGATCTAGAAATTGCACCTTTTGAAggatgtaaaaatttatatcaaatatgGGAAAATGCTGTTGCacaaaatattgataaagaaattattgGAGTAAGAGAAGTTTTGGGACTATATAAAATTCCTGGACAACCATCAAAACTTGATTTAGGTGAATATATATGGTATACATATAATGAAATAGATAATGAAATAGATTTATTAAGTAGAAAATTTAGAGAAGCGGGTATGAAAAAAGGTGACAGAGTAGTAATTTTTTCTGAAACAAGAAAAGAATGGTTAATAACAGCATTAACATCATTTAAAGAAGGTTTACCTCTTGTAACAATTTATTCTACACTTGGTGAAGATGCTGTAGCACATGCAGTTAATGAAACAAATGGTAAATTTCTTATGACAACAGTTGAccaattagaaaaattagaaaaaattaaagataagATGCCaggattaaaaaaaattatttgttttgatGATAGATATAGTACTCATGTATTTCCTATTCAAGAAAAATTAGGAAATATTAGTGTTATtgaatatgataaatttttaactcaaaataataataatattgaaattgatataaaacCAGCTAATGTTGAATTAAAAGATCATGCTATTATTATGTATACATCTGGAACAACATCAACTCCAAAAGGagttattttaacaaatgaaaatttaattgcTGCTGCATCAGGAATGTCTGGTTATGAAAATTTAGGAGGTTTTTTAGATGAAAAAACAGAAGTTGTAGCATGTTATTTACCATTGGCAcatatttttgaattaacTGTTGAATTAAGATGTATTAGTCATGGTATAAAAATAGGTTATTGTTCACCACAAACATTAATTGATGGTGCACCAcgtttatataaatatagtttATGTGATTTAAAAGCTTTAAAACCAACAACTATGGCTGTTGTTCCGGctgtattaaataaaatgagaTCAGGTGTTGAAGATAAACTAGCTGGACAACCTGAATggatacaaaaaattatagacATATGTTATGATAGAAAATCAGAAAGATATGATAAAGGTTTAGAAACTCCAATATTAGacaaaattcttttttctaaatttagtGAAGTTTTAGGtggaaatataaaaaaaatagtttgtGGTGGTGCACCACTTGATGTTGATACACAAAGATTTACCAAAAtgattttttctaaaaatgttCACTTAGGATATGGTTTAACAGAGACATGTGCTGTAACATGTCTTAATCATCCTTATGAAAGAGAAGAAGGTGTTGTTGGACCACCATTACCTTGtgttgaaattttattaagagAATGGCCAGAAGGAAAATATTATCCTTCAAATAAAAATCCACAAGgtgaaattttaatacatgGTGGAAATGTATTTGATGGTTATTTTAATAGAGATGTATCAAATGATTTTGCAATTATTAATGGTAAACGTTATTTTTGTACTGGTGATATAGGAGAATTTACTCCAAatggtaatttaaaaattattgatagaaaaaaagatCTTATTAAATTAGCTCATGGTGAATATATTGCTTTAGGAAAAGTTGAATCATCTTTAGTATCAAATCCTTATATAGATAATATTTGTCTTTATGCTCATTCAGATATGGATTATTTAATTGCACTTATTGTagcaaataaatttaatattgaaaaattagctttcaaattaaatataaatggtACTTTTGAtgaattatgtaaaaataaaattataagaaatGCAGTAGCTAATGATATAGCTAAA
Proteins encoded in this region:
- a CDS encoding AMP-dependent synthetase/ligase domain-containing protein, giving the protein MFNYIKKELRRKDFRKTLNYLQRNSQHSSGVIVQPISKNVLQDITSNKIDKKEQKKLIDVDIRVLAVKALFMISDIITYLPNKISGAGIDCIEKSNAIKAVPLISGDPSSPWVNIKIFGSDLEIAPFEGCKNLYQIWENAVAQNIDKEIIGVREVLGLYKIPGQPSKLDLGEYICRKFREAGMKKGDRVVIFSETRKEWLITALTSFKEGLPLVTIYSTLGEDAVAHAVNETNGKFLMTTVDQLEKLEKIKDKMPGLKKIICFDDRYSTHVFPIQEKLGNISVIEYDKFLTQNNNNIEIDIKPANVELKDHAIIMYTSGTTSTPKGVILTNENLIAAASGMSGYENLGGFLDEKTEVVACYLPLAHIFELTVELRCISHGIKIGYCSPQTLIDGAPRLYKYSLCDLKALKPTTMAVVPAVLNKMRSGVEDKLAGQPEWIQKIIDICYDRKSERYDKGLETPILDKILFSKFSEVLGGNIKKIVCGGAPLDVDTQRFTKMIFSKNVHLGYGLTETCAVTCLNHPYEREEGVVGPPLPCVEILLREWPEGKYYPSNKNPQGEILIHGGNVFDGYFNRDVSNDFAIINGKRYFCTGDIGEFTPNGNLKIIDRKKDLIKLAHGEYIALGKVESSLVSNPYIDNICLYAHSDMDYLIALIVANKFNIEKLAFKLNINGTFDELCKNKIIRNAVANDIAKSMFDILNKFEIPRKVILFSSPWTSQAGLLTDAMKIKRKAIEETFKNEIEEVYTPINNFVHHDHKYHGTIH